Proteins encoded by one window of Moorella humiferrea:
- a CDS encoding UbiX family flavin prenyltransferase produces the protein MKLVVAVTGATGAIYAVRLLKALKARQVEVHLILSRWAGETLHLETGLTEEDIRHLASYYYKEEDLTAPVASGSFQHQGMVIVPCSMKTLSAIAHGYAENLIVRAADVTIKEGRKLILVPRETPLNAIHLENMLALARLGVTIMPPMPAFYYRPHSIDDLVEHLVDRILDHLGLGGGTATRWRGGKKGF, from the coding sequence ATGAAATTAGTCGTGGCGGTTACCGGGGCCACCGGCGCCATCTATGCCGTACGACTGCTAAAAGCTTTAAAGGCCAGACAGGTTGAGGTGCATTTAATTCTAAGTCGTTGGGCCGGGGAAACCCTGCATCTGGAAACAGGCCTGACCGAGGAAGATATCCGTCATTTAGCTTCGTATTATTATAAAGAAGAAGATTTGACGGCACCGGTGGCCAGCGGCTCATTCCAGCACCAAGGCATGGTCATTGTCCCCTGCAGCATGAAGACCCTCTCCGCGATTGCCCACGGATACGCGGAGAACTTAATAGTACGGGCTGCCGATGTTACTATCAAAGAAGGGCGGAAACTCATCCTTGTTCCCCGGGAAACGCCTTTAAATGCTATTCATTTGGAAAATATGTTGGCCCTGGCGCGGCTGGGAGTCACCATTATGCCGCCTATGCCCGCCTTTTATTACCGGCCGCACAGCATCGACGACCTGGTAGAGCACCTGGTAGATCGCATTTTAGACCATCTAGGGCTTGGAGGGGGAACGGCAACGCGGTGGCGCGGCGGGAAAAAGGGTTTTTAG
- a CDS encoding M24 family metallopeptidase, whose protein sequence is MVARFANRFEKVQKLMAIENLDLLLVVNRENLIYFTGLTQIECLAVLIPREGDPCAVTLWLDAAYVERESGLKTYGYHFPRESLASKVVERINAYGFKKPRIGFERYFVDFALYDGLRRAFPESDFVGAADLFYRIRAIKEPQEIELMRRAAAATCRGMEAAVKSIRPGVTELDILAEAEYAMLKAGSGGSSFRPQVVSGERTLLTHPCASNKRIASGEVVVIHLGATYEGYCAKMCRTVAVGEIPAEQEKVYKVLLEAQERAIAALRPGATAGEVDAAARQVVEKAGYGSNYLDVVGYGVGLRQSEFYPIIGKGREEIIEAGMVVDLLLPTVYYPGIGGPRVTDVIFVGEKQNEILTDYPREMMRIA, encoded by the coding sequence GTGGTGGCGCGTTTCGCTAACCGTTTTGAAAAAGTCCAAAAATTAATGGCTATAGAAAACTTGGACCTCCTCCTGGTGGTCAACCGGGAAAACCTGATTTACTTTACCGGCCTGACCCAGATCGAGTGCCTGGCCGTGTTAATACCCCGAGAGGGCGACCCCTGTGCCGTCACCCTCTGGCTGGATGCCGCTTATGTAGAGCGAGAGTCGGGGCTTAAAACTTATGGCTACCACTTTCCGCGGGAGAGCCTGGCCAGCAAGGTCGTGGAACGCATTAATGCCTACGGGTTTAAAAAGCCGCGAATCGGGTTTGAACGCTATTTCGTCGACTTCGCCCTTTATGACGGCCTGCGCCGGGCCTTTCCGGAAAGCGACTTTGTAGGGGCTGCCGATCTGTTTTACCGGATCCGCGCGATAAAAGAACCGCAGGAAATCGAGCTTATGCGGCGGGCGGCGGCGGCCACGTGCCGCGGCATGGAAGCGGCCGTCAAAAGCATACGGCCGGGGGTGACGGAACTGGACATTTTAGCCGAGGCGGAATATGCCATGTTGAAGGCAGGTTCCGGCGGTTCCTCTTTTCGACCCCAGGTGGTATCCGGAGAGCGTACCCTCCTCACCCACCCCTGTGCCAGCAACAAAAGGATCGCTTCCGGCGAGGTAGTAGTCATTCACCTGGGAGCGACCTACGAAGGCTATTGCGCCAAAATGTGCCGGACGGTGGCGGTAGGGGAAATACCGGCCGAGCAGGAAAAAGTTTATAAGGTCCTTTTAGAGGCTCAGGAGCGGGCTATTGCCGCCTTAAGGCCGGGAGCTACGGCAGGTGAGGTCGACGCCGCTGCCAGACAGGTAGTAGAAAAGGCCGGTTACGGCAGTAATTACCTGGACGTGGTCGGGTACGGCGTAGGTCTGCGCCAATCGGAGTTTTATCCGATTATCGGTAAGGGCCGGGAAGAAATAATAGAGGCGGGCATGGTGGTGGATCTGCTCCTGCCGACCGTTTATTACCCCGGTATCGGCGGGCCCCGGGTTACGGATGTTATCTTTGTGGGCGAGAAGCAAAACGAGATCCTCACTGATTACCCGCGGGAAATGATGCGGATAGCCTAA
- a CDS encoding NERD domain-containing protein — MDIGESLVGSYFKYVLGCKIVVYNCHLEGNGEIDIIALAPDGSRVYLCEVATHLRGLLYGDSNAATCTRIIHKIKRAAAFAAANFPGRVPVFMLWAPVVSRGLVRDLFAIKENCPVSDITVELVLNRDYTACIRRLRDAARQNLKTTDEPAFRLLQILEHLR, encoded by the coding sequence TTGGACATCGGCGAAAGCCTGGTCGGTTCTTATTTTAAATATGTCCTGGGCTGCAAAATCGTCGTCTACAACTGCCACCTGGAAGGCAACGGCGAAATAGATATCATCGCCCTGGCGCCGGACGGCAGCCGGGTGTACCTGTGTGAAGTAGCCACCCACCTGCGGGGTCTTCTTTACGGCGACAGCAACGCCGCCACCTGCACGCGTATTATTCATAAAATAAAAAGGGCAGCTGCCTTTGCCGCCGCCAATTTCCCCGGGCGGGTGCCGGTTTTCATGCTCTGGGCCCCGGTGGTATCCCGGGGCCTGGTGCGAGATTTGTTTGCCATAAAAGAAAACTGTCCTGTCTCGGACATTACAGTAGAGCTGGTCCTCAACCGCGACTATACCGCCTGCATCCGCCGCTTACGGGATGCGGCACGGCAAAATCTGAAAACGACCGACGAACCCGCCTTCCGTCTGCTCCAGATTCTGGAACACCTGCGCTAA
- a CDS encoding lactate racemase domain-containing protein yields MKLQVPYETAEDRGVFLELEVDEKNFAGSFIPREQTPLPSIAKAVAEAVENPVGSKKLSELLVGAKKVTIITENQFRQAPVREVLPVLIEKAKNAGAQVTIVIGCGKVPALSAEEIEEKLGHDIVESGIEVYCNDVSKPENYVFKGITSAGTPVWIHRKVAEADVILTVGTTQATLWGYGGSGMIIPAVSSNETIEINHIMSLAPDCVPGNNNCRMQLDKYEAARLAGVTMGINMIVNNRFEVTYVNAGDFVTAHKEAVKVYDQVYRFKADAFKNNKADIVITGSSAPTDHLFFHTGWAIVNCLPILKPGGTVIFTSPCPGYGSWPGFALMDLVKDFMPPTPENNEKALKAFYTHSRELWAGCIWYKIYNAMLHADYYIVTRPENLEMARDFGFVVYDNLEKAYKDALAKHGASARVAFVPYGRYSVLEV; encoded by the coding sequence ATGAAACTGCAAGTGCCCTATGAAACTGCAGAGGATCGCGGCGTGTTCCTTGAACTTGAGGTAGATGAAAAGAATTTTGCAGGAAGTTTTATTCCTCGTGAGCAGACGCCCTTGCCCAGTATCGCCAAGGCCGTAGCTGAAGCAGTAGAAAATCCTGTGGGCAGTAAAAAATTATCTGAACTTCTAGTTGGTGCCAAGAAAGTTACAATTATCACTGAAAACCAATTTCGCCAGGCACCGGTGCGTGAGGTCCTGCCTGTACTGATTGAAAAGGCTAAAAACGCGGGCGCGCAGGTAACGATTGTCATCGGTTGCGGCAAGGTTCCGGCTCTATCGGCTGAAGAAATAGAAGAAAAGTTAGGGCATGATATTGTTGAAAGCGGTATCGAAGTCTATTGCAATGATGTAAGTAAGCCAGAAAACTATGTTTTTAAAGGTATCACTTCTGCCGGGACGCCTGTCTGGATCCACCGTAAGGTAGCAGAAGCAGATGTTATTCTTACAGTAGGTACTACGCAGGCTACTTTATGGGGTTATGGTGGGTCGGGTATGATTATACCTGCTGTATCCAGCAACGAAACGATTGAAATAAATCATATTATGTCTCTAGCACCGGATTGCGTGCCCGGTAATAATAATTGCCGGATGCAGCTTGATAAATACGAAGCTGCTCGCCTGGCGGGAGTAACGATGGGTATCAACATGATCGTCAATAATCGTTTTGAAGTAACTTATGTTAATGCTGGTGATTTTGTCACGGCTCACAAGGAAGCTGTCAAAGTTTATGATCAGGTTTATCGTTTTAAAGCCGATGCGTTTAAGAATAATAAGGCTGATATAGTCATTACCGGTTCATCAGCACCAACTGATCATTTGTTCTTCCATACCGGCTGGGCAATTGTCAACTGCCTTCCAATTTTGAAACCTGGAGGAACGGTAATCTTTACCTCTCCTTGCCCGGGCTATGGTTCCTGGCCGGGGTTTGCCCTGATGGACCTGGTAAAGGACTTTATGCCACCTACTCCAGAGAATAATGAAAAAGCCCTGAAGGCTTTCTATACCCATTCCCGGGAATTATGGGCGGGATGCATCTGGTACAAGATCTATAACGCAATGCTTCATGCTGATTATTATATTGTTACTCGCCCTGAAAACCTGGAGATGGCACGTGATTTTGGGTTTGTTGTTTATGACAATTTAGAGAAGGCTTATAAAGATGCCCTGGCCAAACATGGTGCCAGTGCCCGGGTGGCCTTTGTTCCTTATGGACGCTATAGCGTGCTTGAGGTGTAA
- a CDS encoding molybdopterin-binding protein, whose translation MLQRVRVEDSVGMVLAHDLTKIVPGKFKGRRFKKGHIIQAEDIPELLCMGKEYLYVMALGPDEIHEDEAAIRLARAAAGDGDHGLEFSEPQEGKVNIIAARDGLLKINLAALEEVNSRSEVILATLHNNYPVKAGQVVAGTRLIPLVGPRVEIEKIEEVCRLAGGIIRVAPYRRLRVGLITTGNEVYKGRIKDAFGPVVRAKIADYGSKVEREEVVPDDAEAIQQAIAAMIGARMEMVVLTGGMSVDPDDVTPEGIRRSGAEVVTYGAPVLPGAMFMLAYLGEVPVMGLPGCVMYYRATIFDLVLPRIFAGERLTRKDIAGLAAGGLCQGCPQCRYPACAFGKG comes from the coding sequence ATGCTCCAGAGAGTCCGCGTAGAAGACAGCGTAGGCATGGTGTTGGCCCATGACCTAACTAAAATCGTCCCGGGTAAATTTAAAGGACGGCGCTTCAAGAAAGGCCATATTATTCAGGCGGAAGACATACCCGAGCTGCTGTGCATGGGTAAAGAATACCTTTATGTAATGGCCCTGGGGCCGGACGAGATCCATGAAGATGAGGCTGCCATTCGCCTGGCAAGGGCGGCGGCGGGCGATGGCGACCACGGTTTGGAGTTTAGCGAACCCCAGGAGGGAAAAGTAAATATAATCGCCGCCAGGGACGGCCTGTTAAAAATAAACCTGGCCGCCCTGGAGGAAGTGAACAGCAGATCGGAGGTCATCCTGGCCACCCTGCACAACAACTATCCGGTGAAGGCGGGTCAGGTGGTGGCCGGTACGCGCCTTATACCCCTGGTGGGACCGCGGGTGGAGATTGAAAAGATAGAAGAAGTCTGCCGTCTGGCCGGAGGGATTATCCGGGTGGCGCCTTACCGCCGGCTGCGGGTAGGTCTAATCACCACCGGCAACGAGGTTTACAAAGGGCGGATAAAGGACGCCTTCGGTCCGGTTGTTCGCGCCAAGATTGCCGATTACGGTTCTAAAGTCGAGCGGGAAGAGGTCGTACCTGACGACGCCGAAGCAATACAGCAGGCCATCGCCGCCATGATTGGCGCTAGGATGGAAATGGTGGTATTGACGGGGGGCATGTCTGTAGATCCCGACGACGTGACGCCGGAAGGCATACGCCGCAGTGGGGCGGAGGTCGTCACCTACGGCGCCCCTGTGCTGCCGGGGGCCATGTTTATGCTGGCCTACCTTGGGGAGGTGCCGGTTATGGGCCTGCCGGGTTGCGTCATGTATTACCGGGCGACGATTTTTGATCTAGTGTTGCCACGGATTTTTGCGGGAGAAAGGCTTACGCGCAAAGATATAGCCGGGCTGGCGGCCGGGGGTCTCTGTCAGGGCTGCCCCCAGTGCCGCTATCCCGCCTGTGCCTTCGGTAAAGGGTAA
- the larC gene encoding nickel pincer cofactor biosynthesis protein LarC: MKIAYFDCFSGISGDMCLGALLANGLSREELVAGLESLALEGWELEAKEVQQQGIAAIDIDVKVSDHQPHRHLEDILKLIDNSPLPAPVREKAGAVFRRLAQAEGKVHGIAPEKVHFHEVGAVDAIIDIVGTVLGLHLLGIERVMASPLPLGSGWVECHHGKLPVPAPATLYLLQGYPVYGTDDEAELVTPTGAALITTLADSFGPFPAMNLTSVGFGAGKTLLSHPNLLRLVLGEVNSGQLEGEESSLVIETTIDDMNPEFFPALMEQVLTAGAVDAFFTPVQMKKGRPGVLFTALCPENRLAAVAAAIFRHSSTLGLRFRRDRRLVCRRQSIEVLTPYGPVAVKLGVYHDPDGRAITNIAPEYEACRRAALAAGVPVKEVYAAAMAAARAVKVQ; encoded by the coding sequence ATGAAAATTGCCTACTTTGACTGCTTTTCCGGTATCAGCGGCGATATGTGCCTGGGGGCCCTGCTGGCCAACGGTCTCTCCCGAGAAGAACTGGTAGCAGGATTAGAAAGCCTGGCCCTGGAGGGATGGGAATTAGAAGCCAAAGAAGTCCAGCAGCAGGGTATTGCGGCTATAGACATAGATGTAAAGGTATCCGATCACCAGCCCCACCGCCACCTGGAAGATATCCTGAAATTGATTGACAATAGCCCGCTGCCTGCTCCGGTGCGGGAAAAAGCAGGGGCTGTCTTCCGGCGCCTAGCGCAGGCAGAAGGGAAAGTGCACGGCATTGCTCCCGAAAAGGTCCACTTCCATGAAGTCGGGGCCGTTGATGCCATTATCGATATCGTAGGAACCGTCCTAGGACTGCACCTACTAGGTATTGAGCGGGTTATGGCCTCACCCCTGCCTCTGGGTTCTGGCTGGGTCGAATGCCATCACGGCAAGCTACCGGTACCGGCCCCGGCGACCCTTTACCTGCTCCAGGGCTACCCTGTTTACGGCACTGATGATGAAGCCGAGCTTGTAACCCCCACCGGCGCGGCCCTCATCACTACCCTGGCTGATAGTTTCGGCCCTTTTCCGGCTATGAATTTGACCAGCGTCGGTTTTGGCGCCGGTAAAACCCTTCTCTCCCATCCCAACCTCCTGCGCCTTGTCCTGGGTGAGGTTAATAGCGGGCAACTAGAAGGGGAAGAAAGCAGCCTGGTTATCGAAACAACCATCGATGATATGAACCCCGAGTTTTTTCCCGCCCTAATGGAGCAGGTATTGACGGCCGGAGCTGTTGATGCCTTCTTCACCCCGGTACAGATGAAAAAAGGCCGCCCTGGTGTCCTCTTTACAGCCCTTTGCCCGGAAAACCGCCTTGCCGCAGTAGCGGCGGCTATTTTTCGCCATTCCAGTACCCTAGGCCTGCGCTTCCGCCGCGACCGGCGCCTGGTCTGCCGGCGGCAGAGTATCGAAGTGCTGACACCCTACGGGCCGGTCGCTGTCAAATTGGGAGTTTATCATGATCCCGATGGCCGAGCAATCACCAACATTGCTCCGGAATACGAAGCCTGCCGCCGGGCCGCGCTAGCCGCCGGTGTTCCTGTGAAGGAAGTCTACGCCGCCGCCATGGCTGCCGCCCGGGCCGTAAAGGTACAGTAA
- a CDS encoding AmiS/UreI family transporter — MAAIVLLIAAFIFLVDSAFMFGKVNPKGAATANAIVGSLMAVLGLWLSGTAKDGATLIVAGLTMAFSMFYLILAWDLFGEHDLAGLGYYCLGAGLYVALTCYYYFSIGDLRFGIFALSWAVLFLAAFASMALKLAWGKFIGWLLAVEGIITLLFPAFLIMIGKW, encoded by the coding sequence ATGGCTGCTATTGTATTATTAATTGCTGCTTTTATTTTCCTGGTAGATTCCGCTTTCATGTTTGGCAAAGTCAATCCCAAAGGGGCCGCAACCGCTAATGCCATAGTAGGCTCCTTAATGGCGGTTCTGGGTTTGTGGTTGTCTGGTACAGCTAAAGATGGGGCGACATTAATAGTTGCGGGACTTACGATGGCCTTTTCGATGTTTTATCTTATTCTTGCTTGGGACTTATTTGGTGAACATGATCTGGCCGGCCTGGGATATTATTGCCTGGGGGCAGGGCTTTATGTTGCCCTTACCTGTTATTACTATTTTAGTATCGGCGATTTACGATTTGGTATTTTCGCTTTGTCGTGGGCCGTATTATTCCTGGCGGCTTTTGCGTCTATGGCTTTGAAACTGGCGTGGGGAAAATTTATCGGCTGGCTATTGGCGGTAGAAGGTATAATCACTCTCTTATTCCCGGCTTTTCTAATAATGATCGGTAAATGGTAA